The following are from one region of the Alkalimarinus sediminis genome:
- the ruvC gene encoding crossover junction endodeoxyribonuclease RuvC, translating to MAIILGIDPGSRVTGYGVINFVQGRSEYISSGCIRMQGASLPEKLKQIFSGVSEIIERWSPQEFAIEEVFMARNADSALKLGQARGAAIVAAVMQGLPVSEYAARKVKQAVVGNGGAEKAQVQHMVQSLLSLPGKPQSDAADALAIALCHAHTCQGLIRVAGSTSSRRGRIR from the coding sequence ATGGCTATTATTTTGGGAATTGACCCCGGATCACGAGTAACGGGTTACGGCGTTATAAACTTCGTTCAAGGCCGCTCAGAGTACATATCGAGTGGCTGCATCCGAATGCAGGGAGCCTCCTTGCCAGAAAAACTAAAGCAAATCTTTTCTGGAGTTTCTGAGATAATTGAACGGTGGTCGCCTCAAGAGTTTGCGATTGAAGAAGTTTTTATGGCTCGCAATGCAGATTCAGCGTTGAAACTAGGGCAAGCTCGAGGCGCTGCTATAGTTGCGGCCGTTATGCAAGGATTGCCAGTGTCAGAGTATGCGGCTCGCAAAGTAAAGCAAGCGGTGGTGGGTAATGGGGGGGCAGAGAAAGCTCAGGTTCAGCATATGGTTCAGTCCTTGTTGTCGTTGCCAGGTAAGCCACAGTCTGATGCCGCCGATGCTTTAGCGATAGCCCTTTGTCATGCTCATACATGTCAAGGGCTGATAAGGGTGGCAGGTTCCACCTCAAGCCGACGAGGGAGAATTCGCTAA
- the ruvA gene encoding Holliday junction branch migration protein RuvA encodes MIGRIRGRLVEKQPSLLLVDVQGVGYEIEVPFTTSFALSEINQDIILHTHLVVREDAQLLYGFSAVKDRDLFRLLIKINGVGPKLALTILSGLDSTQLARCVRDDDSATLVKLPGVGKKTAERLLIELRDKLKDWGLPDHDLLAGEESAPAKSASSVIEEAESALIALGYKPQEATKAVNAVKVDGLSSEELIRLALKGMVRGN; translated from the coding sequence TTGATCGGTCGTATTAGAGGCAGGTTAGTTGAAAAGCAACCATCACTTTTGTTGGTTGATGTGCAAGGTGTTGGTTATGAGATTGAAGTACCCTTTACCACTTCTTTTGCACTATCTGAAATAAATCAGGATATCATTCTGCATACGCATCTTGTTGTTCGAGAAGATGCCCAGCTCCTTTATGGTTTTTCTGCTGTTAAAGATCGTGACCTGTTTCGTTTGTTAATAAAAATTAATGGTGTCGGGCCTAAGCTTGCGCTTACAATCCTATCAGGTCTAGATTCGACTCAGTTGGCACGATGTGTCCGAGATGATGACTCCGCGACGTTAGTTAAGTTGCCAGGTGTTGGTAAAAAAACCGCAGAAAGATTGCTGATTGAGCTTCGTGATAAATTAAAAGATTGGGGATTACCTGATCACGATCTGTTGGCTGGCGAAGAGTCCGCCCCTGCAAAAAGTGCATCAAGCGTGATTGAAGAGGCAGAGTCGGCATTAATTGCATTGGGCTATAAGCCTCAAGAGGCAACGAAAGCGGTCAATGCGGTTAAGGTAGACGGCTTGAGCAGCGAAGAGTTGATACGTTTGGCACTTAAAGGCATGGTAAGAGGTAATTAA